The region GCTCGCCGTCACCGACACGGCGCTCGGAACGATCGGAGACAACCGTGCTGGATAACCTGAGGTCACGAGTCGGCCAGGTCGCGCGCGTGCTGCGCGCGGAGGGCGTCTCCGGCGCCGGACGGCGCGCCCGCCGACTGGGTCACCGGCTGCTCGGCGAACAGACGGAACAGCTGCCCCTGCTGGCCGCCGACGTGGCCGACTCGACCCGGCTCGGACCGGTCGCCGAACCCGTACTCGTCTCGGGGAGGCCGCTGCGCATTGGCTGGATCACCGCCCCGCCTGGGGCCGGGTCGGGCGGCCACACGACCATGTTCCGAATGATCGAGGGACTCGAGCGTGCCGGGCACGACAACCGTCTTTACCTCTACGACACCTCGCACAGCGACGTCGCCCGGCACGAGCGGGTGATCCGCGACCACTGGCCCGCGGTGAAGGCGACGGTCCACGACGTGGCGTCGGGGACGGACGCGATGGACGCCGACGTCTGGATCGCCACCTCGTGGCAGACGGCGCACGTGCTGGCGTCCCGCCCGCACCTTCCCGGCCGCCGGATGTACTTCGTGCAGGACTACGAGCCCTACTTCTATGCGCACGGCTCCCTCTACGCGCTCGCCGAGGACACCTACCGCTTCGGCTTCACCGGGATCACCGCCGGTGCCTGGCTCGCCGAGGAGCTCGCCGATCGGTTCGGCATGCACAGCACCCATTTCGACTTCGGGGCCGACCTCGGGATCTATTCCGCGGCATCCGGAACCGACCGTCAGGGCGTCGTCTTCTACACCAAACCCAGCGTGCCGCGCCGGGGCCACGACACGGGGATGCTCGCCCTCGAGGACTTCGCCAGGGCGCGCCCCGAGGTGCCGATCCACCTCTTCGGCGACCCGGTGGCGCGGGTCCCGTTCGAGGCGGTGAACCACGGACGGCTGAGCCCGACCCGCCTCAACGAGCTCTACAACACCTGCCGGGTGGGCCTCAGTCTCTCCTTCACCAACGTGTCCCTCATCCCGTGGGAACTGCTCGCCAGCGGGGTGGTCCCGGTCGTCAACGACGCGCGCCACAACCGCATCGTGTTGCAGAGCCCGGGGGTGGCGTGGTCGGCGGCGTCGCCGGCCGCGCTCTCGCGGGCCATGCAGGCGGCGTTCGACGGCTACGACCCGGTGACCACCCCGGGCAGGCTCGAGCGGACGGTCGCCGACGCGAGCTGGGCGGGCGCCGCCGACGCCGTGACGGCGTTCGTGGAGGCGCAGACGCTCGACCGGGCCTGACCGCGTCGGCGCGGTCGTCAGTGCGTGTCGACGGGACTCCGCCGCTCGGAGGGCTTCGTGTCGGGCGTGCCTTCGGGGTCGGCCGTGCCGTCGGTCGGGTCGTCGGCCGTGGCATCCGCGGCGGCGGCGGCCTCCGCGGCGCGACGCCTCCGGTTCTTCTTCGCCGACTCGACCCAGGTTCCCAGCGAGATCGAACCGAAGATGAGGATGACGCCGGCGAGGGCCACCATGATCACGGTCCTGACGCGGCTGGACAGCTTCTCGGTCGCCCTGTCCGGCTCGGCGACGGCGATCGAGGTGAAGAGGAACCGCTCGTCGGCACCGTTGATGGTCTGGATGGCCTGCAGGTTCTCCTCGAAGAGGGTGCCCAGTTCGTAGATGGTCGCCAGTGACTGCTCCTCGGTCTCCCCGGAGGCGGTGATCGACACGATGAGTCCCGCCCCGCCGACGCCGGGGTTGGCGAGGAATTCGGTGCCGAGACCCTTTTGCTTCAGGTGCTCCTGGGTGCCAGGGGCGTTGAGCCGGGTGATCACGACGTTCGCGATCAGGTTCGGGTCGGACGAGCGCAGGTACGGATTGTCGGCGTTGAGGTCATTGAGCGACGGGTCGAGGTCGATCTCCTTCTCCGACGGGATCTTCGGGTTCACGAGCGCGTACGAGATCGTCGACTCGTAGGTCCGTGGCCCGTAGAGGTAGACGGCGGCGGCGGCGGCGATGGTGAGGATGATCGCGGGGAACGCGAACCACTTCATGCGCCAGATCGTTCGAATTACTGCGAGAGGGTCCATCGGTCATTCCATCCGATTCGGGTGCGGTGGGTTCGGGGCGGAGCTCAGGGGGGTTTCCTCGGATTTCACGAGGATCCAGATCGCTCCGGAGAGACCGACGAGCAGCGGGTAGCTCAGCGCGAAGGTCGGGAACGACAGGGAGTCGAAGGTCACCGAGCAGACGGCGGCGACGAAGAGGCCGGCGGCCGACGCGCCGGCGAGGCAGCGTAGGGCGGGCGAGACGGCGTGGCGTGCGGAATGGAGGGCCGCGACGCCGGGCAGCACGAGGTAGATGAAGACGCAGATGATGCCCACGATCCCCATGCTCACGATCGAGTTGAGGTACTGGTTGTCGAGGATCTCCAGCGCACCCCGCGCGGTGTAGTTGCCCGGACCCACACCGAACAGCGGGCGGGCGTCGATCATGCGGGCGACGCGCGGGTAGTTGTTGACGCGGGTGGCGATGGAGGGGTCTGAGGTGTCGGCGCCCAGAGCGTCGGTGAGCGTGCCGACGAATCCGGGAACGGCGATGAAGAGCGCGATGATCACGAAGGGCAGGGTGGCGAGGGTCCGCTGGCGGGCGATCTTCGGCAGGAAGGGCAGCAGCACGGCGATGGCGACGACGGCGGCGAGGGTGCCGGAGCGGGAGACGGTGGCGGCGACCGCGAAGACGAGGAGGCCGGTCTGCAGCCAGTGGAACCACACCTTGCCGCGCGGGTCGTAGAGGGCCCGCCAGATCGAGAGCGGCAGCAGCATGGCGCTCACGACCCCGAACTCGATGGAGTGGAAGGTGCTGCCGGCCACCCGCAGCAGATTGCCCCTGGCCTGGAACGGGGTGTCCCCGCCGTTGTAGGTGAACCCCGGCATCGCGAGCTGCACCCACTCCATGGGGTTGATGTGGAGGGTGAACTGCACGAGACCGACGAGACCGCAGAAGAAGGCGCCCGCCAGCAGCCAACGCAGCAGTTGCAGCATGTCGGCCATGGATCGCACCGATTCGGCCGCGACGAGGATGAGGCCGAGGCTCGCGAAGGCGAGGATGAGCCAGCGGTCCGCGGCCGCGAGGCCGGTGTTGGAGGCCTCGCCGGTCCACCCTCCGTAGAGGGCGATGTACGACGCGATGATGCCGAGCACGAAGATCGCGCCGGCGAGCCGGCCGGGGTACCTGATTCGCACCGGGTCGTGCAGGCGCCAGATCCACGACGCCAGCCAGAAGGCGAAGAGAAGGCAGGACAGGATCATGGGGACGGTGCCGGCGGCCCCGATGTCCTTGATCACCATGCTCGACGGGAAGAAGAAGAGGGAGAACGCCGTGATCCTGAGGATGAGCGGTGTGCCGCCCGGCGCGGACAGCCGGTCTGCGTCGGTCACCGGGCGCCTGGCGGCCGTCGGCTCAGGGCGGGCGGAGGCGGTCGCGAGGGCGCGGTGAGCCATCAGCAGAGCCTCCGATCGGGTTCAGATTCGTGCGAATTGTTCTACAGGGTACAGCGATCGCGATTTCTCGATGCCCCTCGAAATGGGGGCATACGGGGTGTGTTAGAAGGGGGCGCCGCGCATCAGAGCGACTGCACGTTCCGCAGCAGCACGCCGGCGCTCTTCGCACTGCCGAACTCCGCCCGCACCCGCTCCCGGCCCGTGCGGCCGAGCCGCTGGGCCAGCTCGCCGTCGGTCAGGACGCGCCGGATTCCCGACGCGACCGCCGCGACCGATTCGGGGTCGACGAGCAGGCCGGAATTGCCGTCGTCGACCAGTTCGCGCACGCCGCCGCCGTCGCCGATGACGACGGGTGCGGCCATCGCCATCGCCTCCATGATCGCCACGCCGAGCGGTTCGGCGTGACTGGCGAGGGCGAAGACGTGCGCGCGCTCGAGTTGCGCCCGGACCGCCCCCTCGTCGACGGCCCCGAGCAGTTCGACCCGGGCGCGCAGCCCGAGCTCGTCGATCAGACGTTCGAGGGTCGCGCGGTATCCCGTTCCCCCCTCCTCGTCTTCGCCGGCGATCACCAGACGGACGGGGAGGCCCTCGGCGCCGAGCGCCGCGACGGCGCGGATGAGGGTGTCGTGTCCCTTGGCGGGATTGAGCCGCCCGCAGCTGAAGACGCGCGCCTCGCCGTGGCCGTCCCAGGGCGAATAGCCGCTGTCGCGCTGCAACGATTCGGGATCGACTCCCATCGGCGCGATACTGACCGCCGCGGGCATCGCGTCTCCAAGCGTCTCGTGGGCGGAGCCGAGGAGGTCCTTCGTGATGATGAGCGCGAACGACGCGTTCGACCACTTCGCCGGCTGGTGCGAGCCGTAGTCGGGCAGCGAGCCGTGCAGGGTGAGGCTGTAGGTCGGGCCGCCGAGCAGCCGGGCGATGAGAGCGATACGCGCGGAACCGGCGCAGGAGTGCACGTGCACGTGGGACCAGCCCTGCCGTCGCGCCGTGGCGGTCAACAGCGCCCCGCCGATCAGTATGGCGACGCGCTGGGCGGGCGACTCCGGCGGCTTGGCCAGTTCACGTCGGACCGCCCCGAGCCGCCCGCGCAGGAGCGCGGCGACGAGCGCCCGAGCGGCGCCCGCGACGGCCCGCACCGTGGGCCTGCCCAGGTAGGTCGTGGCCCGGATCGCCTCGGCGGACCACTCGTGCGAGGTGATCGACGGGGGCGGCAGCCGGGTGGACACCACGTGGGGGAGGGCGCCTTGGCGTCGGAGTTCGACGATCTCGCGCCAGAAGAACGCGTGGGTCTGTCCGGGAAACTCGGGCACGAGGTATCCGAAACTCGGCGCCCGCCGGGGATGCGCCCGCGGCAGCCGTCCCCAGGTGGACTCGGCGAGCACGTAACGCAGCGCGAGGGCGTTCTCCGGCCTGTTCACGCGTAACACCTCGGCAACGACGGCCACCGCTCGGAAGGCGGCCGCGTAGGCACGCGAATGGAACTTCCGGGCGTAGCGGACGCGGTTCACGGCCGACAGGGCGTTCAGTCGAGGCGAGGCCCCCGACGCGCCCTGTTCGTGCACGACCACGGCGGCCGGCTCGTAACGCACGGTGAAGCCGGCCTTGCGGATGCGACGGCAGTAGTCGGTCTCCTCCGAGTAGAGGAAGTAGCGCTCGTCCCATGGTCCGACCCGTCGCACGACCGCGATGTCGATCATCAGCGCCGCCCCCGTCGCCCAGTCGATGTCGTGCGGGCGGGCGTAGCTGCCCGCGTCGAACACGGTCTCGGAAAGCCGGCCGGGGCGCGCGCGTAATCGGGCGCCGAGGAGCGCGTCGCCGATCGCGGTGAGCAGGGTGGGCTCCCGCCGGAGGGAGGTGTACAGCGTGCCGTCCTCGTTGTTCAGCCTCGGCACGACGGCGCCGCAGCCGGGGGTATCGAGGGTCGCCAGCAGGCGGGAGACGCTCGCCCGCTGCACCACGGTGTCGGGATTGAGCACGAGCACGGCTCGCGTCGGGCCGAGCTCGCGCAACGCGATGTTGATCGCCGCCGCGTAGCCGAGATTGCCCCCGGTCGGCAAGGCGACGACGTCCGGATGATTCGTGCCGAGGTAGCCCACGATGTCGTCATCGGAGCCGTTGTCGGCGACGATGACGCGCATCGACTGGTCGCCGAGCTCACCCCTCAGGCTGGCGAGCAGCGGGTCGATGCGCCCGAGGCTGTTGAACGTGACGATGACCACCGTGACCTCGTTGTGCTGATCCGCGGTTCCGAACCGCGCCCCCTGTCGATCGGCTGCGTTCATCGGCGTCCTCTACTCGAATGGGCACACGACAACGGTCGCGCACGGGGCTCCGTGCGCGACCGTCTCGTCGCCGACTGTCTTCGGATGATCAGCTGAGTGCTATCCGGTAGACGTGGTGGGTGAATTCGTTCGGGAACGAGTCAGTGAACGTGCCGTTGGTGACGGCGATCGTGCGGCCCTCGCCCACCACCTCCACGTTGCCGGTGAGCCCGGCCGGGAGGGTGAACGACCGGGTTCCCGTCGACCCGTCGGTCATCGCGAAGATGTACGCCGAGCCGCCCTGTGTCTTGAGCGAGGTCTCCAGCTGCGGTCCGAAGTTCCAGACGTAGGACTGCGTGTTGATGACCGGCGCCAGCGACTTCACCTTGGCGTCGACGGACCTGACCTTGTTCTGCAGGGCCGCACCGCAGTCCAGCAGCGCGTAGTTGCCGCAGCCGCTGTTGTTGTGCTGGAAGTAGGCGATTCCGGCGGCTCCGTGGATGATGCCGTTCCAGACGGCGCCCTCTAGCTGGTCGCCGCTGATCGACGTCGCCCCCTCTTCCGTGAGGTACGGCTTCGCTGCCTCGACGAAGACCCAGTTCGGCTTCGACCCTGCCGGCGAGGAGAAGGTCTCCATGCGGTCCTGCAGCCAGCCGTAGGTGCTGGCGGCGGCGGGGTTCTTGCCGGCCGGCCAGAACGGTGAGCCGGGGAGGAGGTCCTGCACGTGGGTGCTCGTGTAGGCGTACTTGTCGACGCTGCTCACGTCGACGTAGGCGAGGTGGTCGTCCATCGTCTCGGGCGACCAGTAGCTGCCAAGCACTCCGTTGCCGAAGTTGGCCTGCAGGAAGCGGCCGTCGTTGTGCGAGCGAGCCTCGGCGGCCTGCCTCTGGCCGATCGCCAGGCTTCCGTACTCGCCCTCGGCGCTGTCGCAGCCGCCCAAGCCCATGTCGCACTCGTCGCCGATGTGCCATCCGACGACCCTCGGATCGTCTCCGAGCTCCGCGGGGCTCCACTCCGGCTGGGCGATCAGCGAAATGCCCTCGTCGGTCATCGTCGAGACGCTCGACCCGTCGTGTTCGGCGCCCATGTAGGTGTTCACTCCGAGGTTGGCGAGTGTCGCGGCGTGCTCGGGCTTACCGAAGAACACGGAGATGGGGAAGAACGACGGGTCGTCCCAGCCGGCGGCGTTCGCCTTGGGGAACTTGGCGTAGTAGGACGGGCCGCCCCACCAGGGTTCGCGCTGCAGGTCGAGCACCGCGCCGGACGGCGGGTTCGTGGGGTCGACGGGCGGGGTGGTCGGGTCGACCGGGGGTGTCGTGGGATCGACCGGGGGAGTCGTCGGGTCGACGGGTGGCGTGGTCGGGTCGACCGGGGGCGTCGTCGGGTCGACCGGCGGCACCGGGTCGGTCGTGTAGACCACGTCGACGTAGTAGTTGGAGTTCTCGAAGTTGCGGCTCGGGAACCGGCCCTCGCGGTAGGTGTAGACGCCGGCACCCTCGGGGAAGGTCACCGTGCCGTCGGTGATCGGGGCGTCGAAGCCCTGCGTGTCGGCGGAGTACAGGCCGTCCGGCGCGGAGTATGCGGCGACCAGGGTCTCGCCCGCGTCCACGGGCACCGGTGTGTCGAACGAGGCCTCCTGCCAACCCGACTCCGTCTCGTCGGCGAAGGTCACCCGCGAGAGGAGATTGCGGGAGGAGTCCCAGAGGCTGCCGACGTGCTCGCCCGTGTTCTCGGGGCCCTTGTAGAACCGGATCCCGGTGACGGTGATGTCGACGTCGCTGCTGAACGTGACGCCGAGTTCGACGGCGTTGCTGTCGGGATCGGTGATCAGCTGCGGAGTCGTCGCGTCAGAGAAAACCGTCTCTTCGGCGTACGCCGCCTGGGGTGCAGGTGCGAGGGTGGACATGGTCAGGGCTGCGAGAGCGACCGCGGCGGTTCCTGCCACGGCCAATCTGGCAAAACGCCTGCTCAGGCCGCCTTTGCCCTGAGCATTATGCTTGCTGGCTCGTTTCATCATCGCGTCTACTCCGCTCGATTCCTACACATCGTTGTGACATCGCGGACCACGCTAACACCGTGTCGAAGCAATCCCGCCTGATATGAGAAGACCCTCATTCGGGGGGTATTGCGGAACGGGCTCATCGCGTCGCCGATCGGATGAAATCCACGATCTCGGGCGGGGTGTTCGAGTTGGACTGGACGTGGAGGGCGACGTCGGCGGGGTCGATGGAATCGACGAAACGTCTGGCGCCCTCGAGGTCGAGCGGGCGCGGGTCCCAGTGGCTGTGGCACAGGGTGCTCGAGGCGACGAACGACAGCTGCCGAGGGGTTCCGAACTCGGCCAGGTACTCGCCGTAGAGCACGTATTCCGAGAACTCCCACTCCCGAGAGACGACGGTTTCCCACCCCCGCGACGCCACCTCGGACAGGCGGTCGGTGCACTGGCGCACGACCTCCGGGTCCCAGGAGATCAGGCTGCCGATCGGATCGGCGAAGGGCGGGAGGCCGTCGGGGGCGACACCGAGCATCCGTCTGGCGGCATGGTGCCACGCGACGTGACGCGTCATGCCCGCTGTGATCGCCTCGGGACTGCGGTAGAAACGCACCGCCGTCGACGATGCGAACGCGTCTTCGGTGACCGGGCGGATGAGCTGCACGTCGGAGTCGATGACGAGCAGCGTGTCGCAGTCCGTGCGCATGGCCATGCTCAGCTTCACGATCTGCTGCAGGAGCCAGCCGCGCAGGGGCGGCCACGGCCGGCGCACGTTGACCGCGATGAAGCGGGCGCCGCGCGGCGCCCGCGGGATGCGGGCGACGGCGTGAGCGAACCAGGCCGTCGACACGAACGACTTCGGCAGCAGGTCGCGGTAACCGATGAGAACCATCCGGCCCGACGCGATGGTCGCGAAGAGCGCGAGGTCTTCGTCGGGAACCACGACGTAGTGCACGACGGCGGCGTCCGTGAACTCGAGCACCGACCGGTGCAGCACCGCGAAGGAGTCGAAGTCGGGGGCGTACGACGGTGTGAGGATGGCGAGTGTCACGACCCGCCTCCCCGCCGGCGTTGCCGCATCAGTTCTCCTCGTCGAACAACGGGACCCGGTGCGCCGTCGTGCGCGGCCGGGCGGTGCGGCTCCCCGGGGCGAGGGAGTCGACACCGCGGCTGGAATCGTCGCGCTCCCATGCGTTCGCCGAGCCTGCCCGTCGGGCCCGCCTGCGCCCGACCGAGGTGAGCGCCGCGTAGACGGTGGCGTCGATCAGGGCGAAGGGGCCGCGCACACTCGACAGCAACTCGATCACCGTCGTGGTGGTCGTCGACTGGGCGGGGGCGCCGAGGTTCCCGCGCCGCTGCCGGGTGAGGATGGCGAGGAGGCCCGCGAGGCTGCGGGGGGTGCGCACGCGCACCGGTTCGGTCGGCACCACGACCTTTTCGCCCGGCACGAAGAGCGAGTCCACGATGAGATCGTCGGCGGTGAGGTCGGGGAACTGCCCCAGCCTCTTGTGGCCGGCCTCGCTGAGCGCATAAGCGCCCGCGCCCCACAGCGACTCGTCGGTCGAGGGCATGCGTTCGCGCGCCCGGTAATAGGAGCGCACGAGCATGGTGGCGCCCGTCGTGTCGTACCTGAAATCGGGTCGGGCCGCGAGCACCCGCCCCGTCTCGAGTTCGCCGAAGACCGCGGCGACCGCGCCCGGGTGGATCTCGACGTCGGCGTCGAGGTAGAGCCGCGGCCACGAGCGGGCGGCGGCGTCCCCTGCGTTCAGCGCCGCCGCCTTCGACGGCCGGTCGATCTCGACGACCCGCACGCCCGGGAAGCTCCGCGCGATCTCGGCCGTGTTGTCCGTGCAGCCGTTGCACACCACCACGACTTCGGCGGTCGAGGGTGGCAGGGTCAGCGCCCGCAGGGTGCGCGCGATCACCGCCGACTCGTTGTGGGCGGGGACGATGATCGTGCCGGTGGGCGTCGACCGGGGGTGTACCGGCCATCGGGTGGCATGGGGCAGCCGCCGCCACGACGGCTGGTCGAGCAGCACGCGGAGGGTGTTGCGATGCTCGCCGCTGTAGCTGCGCAGCAGCTCGTGCAGGATGACGACCGCGTGGAACCCCGCCGCGTACCCTGGCGAGTGGTGCTTGCGCACGTAGCGCACCCGGTTGACCGCCATCAGCGCGGCGAGGGCACGCGAGGTGCCCGAACCGCCCTGGTCGTGACGCACGCGCGCGTGGGGTTCGTACCAGATGTCGACCCCGAGGTCGCGCAGCCGGCGGAAGTAGTCGGTCTCCTCCGAATAGAGGAAGAACCGGGAGTCCCATCGGCCCGCCAGCTCGGCGACCTCGCGGCGCACGAGCACGGCGGCACCCGTCGCCCAGTCGACGCGGTGGGCGTGCTGGTAGCTCTCGGCGTTGGTGTCGATCTCGCTCGAGAACGCGGGCCGGTCACCGCCGTGGCTGCCGAGCAGGGCGTCGCCGATCGCCCGCCCGATCGTCGGCTCGCGCCGCAGCGACGGGTAGACGGTGCCGTCGGGCGCCAGAACCTTCGGCACGACCGCCCCGACGCCCGGCATGCGGAGTCTGCGCAGCATCTCGGCGATCGCGCCGCGCTCCACCTCGAGGTCGGGATTGAGCACGAGCACCGCCTCGGCGTCGCCCGCTCGGCTCAGCGCGAGGTTGATGCCCGTCGCGTAGCCGCGATTGCCGCCCGTCTCCACGGCGACGATGTCGGGGTGCGCGGCGACGAGGGCCCGGGTGGAGTCCGTCGATCCGTTGTCCGCCACGATCACCCGCAACCGCAGGGTCTCGGCTTCGGCACGCAGGCTCTCGATGAGCGGACCGACATGGCGCGCACTGTTGTACGTCACGAGGGCGATCGCGATGTCGGCGCTCTCGCCCTCGGGCACGAATCGGCCGGTCGCGGTGCTGGCCGCGCGCTCCGGCACGGGCGCCCGCCGCACCGAGCGGTAGGCGGGCGGCCCGTCGACGAGGTACCGCGTCGCCAGCCTGCGCGGCTCGTGGGCGAGCCTCCACGCCCACTCGACGCCGGATTCGGCCGCCCATTGCGGAGCCCTGTCCACCCGCTCGGCGAGGAAATCGACCACGGCTCCGAAGGCGAGAAGCACACGGGCCCCGGTCGCCTCGCCGTGCTCCGCCATCCAGAGTTCTTGCCGCGGCTTCCCGAGGCAGACCACGAGCACGCCCGTGTTCGCCTCGGCGATGTCGCGGGCGATCTCGCGCGAGCGGTCGCGGTCGGCCAGGTCGTCGCGCGACGGCGACCACAGGCCCGAGAGCTCGAGCGCCGGGTAGTCGCGGGCGAGCCGTTCGCGCAGGGCGGTGTGCGTCTCGTCGTTGCCGCCGAGGAAGCCGACGCGCACGCCGTCCTCCTCCGCCGCCCGCAGGATCGGTTCGATGATGTCGCTGCCGGCGAGCCGCGGCCAGACCCGGCCGGTGAGCCGGCCGGCCTGCGCCGCCAAAGGGGCGCCGTCGATGAGGTGCAGCCACTCGAGCGGGGCGCGATCGATCGTGCCCTGCCATCGTGATCCGCCGCCGAAGTGGTGCACGTGGTCGAGGTTGACCGAGACGACCCCGAGCGCGGGCGCGTCGGCGTCGAGCGTGCGCAGCCGGATCTCTTCGACGGCGCCCGAGCGGTCGCGCAGGTCGACGGGGCATCCGCCGAGCATGATCCGTTCGGCGCTCACGGTCGCACCACCGACGGAGAGGAGGCGTGCTCGATGAAGAGGGCGGATGCGCCGCTTCCGTCGGCGGGGATCGACCAGACGTCGCTGTCGCCGGGTTGGTCGTCGCGTGGCACACCGTAGAGCAGCGTGGAGTCGTCGAGCCACTCGATCTGGTCGTCGATGTTTCGGGGGTCGGGCATCACGGTCTCCTCGTTGGTGGCCAGGTCGAGCACGGCGATCGACCAGTACGCGGTCGCGGTCGTCGAGACGTTCTTCTTGTATGCGATGCGGGTGCCGTCGGGTGAGACCGACGGGCACTCGACCGACTCGTGCACGGTGGTGAGGGTGCGGGCCGCGAGGCTGCCGCGCACGAGCCAGGTCCGTGAGTTCGTCGCCGCCGTGGCGTAGAAGATGTCGGGGTCGTTCGTGAAGGTGACGCCCCAGAAGTTGCGGTCGGCGGCGGTGTTCGCCTCGCCGTCGATGGTCAGGCCGAATTCCTCGAGGTTGCCGAACTCGTCGCCGCCGACCGTCGCGATCTGCGTCGCCGTCGAGAATCCGACGGTCGCGTACGCCTCGCCGGTGACGAACGATGTGAAGGCGACGCGCTCGCCGTCGGGGGAGACGCGTGCCCTGCTGGGGATGCCCGGCAGGGGCCAGCTCTTCGCGACGGCACCCGCCTCGTCGAGCAGGTTGGCGGAGAAGGTCGTCAACACCCCGCGGTCGATGCGCAGGCACATGCTCGAGCGGGCACCCGAGTAGATACGCTCACACGCTACGTCGCTCACGGATCGAGCGCCCGAGGGGTCTGCGGCGGATACGCTCGCGACGAATCCGTAGGCCGCATCCGGACTCGTCGCCCGGAAGACGATGCGGTCGGCGGCGACCTGCGTTGCGAACGCCGCGGCCTGGGCGTCCGGGGGCGTCTGCTGGCGCGCCTGATAACCCAGGATGGCGACGACGCAGTACGCGGCCGTCGCGCCGAGCAGCACGACGGTCAGTGCGGCGGCGACGACGAGTC is a window of Conyzicola nivalis DNA encoding:
- a CDS encoding WecB/TagA/CpsF family glycosyltransferase; amino-acid sequence: MSAERIMLGGCPVDLRDRSGAVEEIRLRTLDADAPALGVVSVNLDHVHHFGGGSRWQGTIDRAPLEWLHLIDGAPLAAQAGRLTGRVWPRLAGSDIIEPILRAAEEDGVRVGFLGGNDETHTALRERLARDYPALELSGLWSPSRDDLADRDRSREIARDIAEANTGVLVVCLGKPRQELWMAEHGEATGARVLLAFGAVVDFLAERVDRAPQWAAESGVEWAWRLAHEPRRLATRYLVDGPPAYRSVRRAPVPERAASTATGRFVPEGESADIAIALVTYNSARHVGPLIESLRAEAETLRLRVIVADNGSTDSTRALVAAHPDIVAVETGGNRGYATGINLALSRAGDAEAVLVLNPDLEVERGAIAEMLRRLRMPGVGAVVPKVLAPDGTVYPSLRREPTIGRAIGDALLGSHGGDRPAFSSEIDTNAESYQHAHRVDWATGAAVLVRREVAELAGRWDSRFFLYSEETDYFRRLRDLGVDIWYEPHARVRHDQGGSGTSRALAALMAVNRVRYVRKHHSPGYAAGFHAVVILHELLRSYSGEHRNTLRVLLDQPSWRRLPHATRWPVHPRSTPTGTIIVPAHNESAVIARTLRALTLPPSTAEVVVVCNGCTDNTAEIARSFPGVRVVEIDRPSKAAALNAGDAAARSWPRLYLDADVEIHPGAVAAVFGELETGRVLAARPDFRYDTTGATMLVRSYYRARERMPSTDESLWGAGAYALSEAGHKRLGQFPDLTADDLIVDSLFVPGEKVVVPTEPVRVRTPRSLAGLLAILTRQRRGNLGAPAQSTTTTTVIELLSSVRGPFALIDATVYAALTSVGRRRARRAGSANAWERDDSSRGVDSLAPGSRTARPRTTAHRVPLFDEEN
- a CDS encoding PD40 domain-containing protein translates to MRLVVAAALTVVLLGATAAYCVVAILGYQARQQTPPDAQAAAFATQVAADRIVFRATSPDAAYGFVASVSAADPSGARSVSDVACERIYSGARSSMCLRIDRGVLTTFSANLLDEAGAVAKSWPLPGIPSRARVSPDGERVAFTSFVTGEAYATVGFSTATQIATVGGDEFGNLEEFGLTIDGEANTAADRNFWGVTFTNDPDIFYATAATNSRTWLVRGSLAARTLTTVHESVECPSVSPDGTRIAYKKNVSTTATAYWSIAVLDLATNEETVMPDPRNIDDQIEWLDDSTLLYGVPRDDQPGDSDVWSIPADGSGASALFIEHASSPSVVRP